A section of the Bradyrhizobium oligotrophicum S58 genome encodes:
- a CDS encoding MexW/MexI family multidrug efflux RND transporter permease subunit produces MRFTDIFIKRPVLSVVVSLLILLLGLRAATVLPIRQYPKLSNTVVNVTTVYPGASADLIQGFITTPLEQAVASAEGVDYITSSSVQGTSTIQVYIKLNFDPNQALTEVLAKVNSVRYLIPKESNDPIVTKTTGQTTSVMYIGFSSEELTGSAISDYLTRVVQPVLSTVDGVASATILGGQTFAMRLWLNPEKMAGRNVSPADVAAAIAANNFQSAAGQAKGYFTVSNISTNTGLTDVNQFKRMIVKAKDGGFVRMEDVATVELAAQSTDASVAFNGERAIFIGVDATPQGNPLNIVKGVRALFPDLERNLPPSMKMKVAYDSTKFIQSSIDEVEHTLGEAVLIVIVVIFLFLASLRSVIIPVVTIPLSLIGVCTMMLALGFSINLLTLLAMVLAIGLVVDDAIVVVENIHRHLEEGKAPVQAALQGAREIVGPVVSMTITLAAVYAPIGFLGGLTGSLFREFAFTLAGSVIVSGVIALTLSPMMCSVLLRSAEEGRFARLVNRVFGAMTRWYGRQLDRSLDYRPVTGLFALTILGLVGFLYMHTSKELAPEEDQGIVFSVTKAPKYANIDYINFYSDKLDKAFAKFPETDLRFALNGINGPQGGFAGMLLKPWDERTRSSIKLKPLVQAELSKIEGVQAFAFNLPALPGGPGGLPVQMVISSTNGFQAVYEQMAKLKDAARKSGMFIVSDSDLEFNQPVVRVWINRSKASDLGINMQAIGNTLAVLLGGNYINRFNLEGRSYQVIPQVPRDKRLSPESLSGYYVATAAGQQVPLSTVVSIETGTDPNSLTHFNQLNSATFSAVPMPGVTVGQAVDFLEKEAKNLPSGFSHDYLADARQYVQEGNQLAITFGFALIIIFLVLAAQFESLRDPLVIMISVPMAIVGALIPLFFGMATMNIYTQVGLLTLVGLITKHGILMVEFANELQLNEGMDRRRAIETSARIRLRPILMTTAAMVTGLIPLLTATGAGAASRFSIGLVVVAGMSIGTLFTLFVLPAVYTVIATNHQAAAKSQRAREIAQFDAETDHALKAT; encoded by the coding sequence ATGCGTTTCACCGATATCTTCATCAAGCGCCCGGTGCTGTCGGTCGTGGTCAGCCTGCTGATCCTGCTGCTCGGCCTGCGCGCCGCGACCGTGCTGCCGATCCGGCAATATCCGAAACTGTCGAACACGGTCGTGAACGTCACGACCGTCTATCCCGGCGCATCGGCCGACCTGATCCAGGGCTTCATCACCACGCCGCTGGAGCAGGCGGTGGCGTCGGCCGAAGGCGTCGACTACATCACCTCGTCGTCGGTGCAGGGCACCAGCACGATCCAGGTCTACATCAAGCTGAACTTCGATCCGAACCAGGCGCTCACCGAGGTGCTCGCCAAGGTCAACTCGGTCCGCTATCTGATTCCGAAGGAATCCAACGACCCGATCGTGACCAAGACCACCGGCCAGACCACGTCGGTGATGTATATCGGCTTCTCCAGCGAGGAGCTGACGGGATCGGCGATCTCGGACTATCTGACCCGCGTGGTGCAGCCGGTGCTGTCCACGGTCGACGGCGTCGCGTCCGCCACCATCCTGGGCGGCCAGACCTTCGCGATGCGGCTCTGGCTCAATCCGGAAAAGATGGCCGGACGCAACGTGTCGCCGGCCGATGTCGCGGCCGCGATCGCCGCCAACAATTTCCAGTCCGCCGCCGGCCAGGCCAAGGGCTACTTCACCGTCTCCAACATCTCGACCAATACCGGCCTGACCGACGTCAACCAGTTCAAGCGGATGATCGTCAAGGCCAAGGACGGCGGCTTCGTCCGCATGGAGGACGTCGCGACCGTCGAGCTCGCGGCGCAGAGCACCGATGCGAGCGTCGCCTTCAATGGCGAGCGCGCCATCTTCATCGGCGTCGATGCGACGCCGCAGGGCAATCCGCTCAACATCGTCAAGGGCGTGCGCGCGCTGTTCCCCGACCTCGAGCGCAACCTGCCGCCGTCGATGAAGATGAAGGTGGCCTATGACTCCACCAAGTTCATTCAGTCGTCGATCGACGAGGTCGAGCACACGCTCGGCGAAGCCGTCCTCATCGTCATCGTCGTGATCTTCCTGTTCCTGGCGTCGCTGCGTTCGGTCATCATCCCCGTGGTCACGATCCCGCTGTCGCTGATCGGCGTCTGCACGATGATGCTCGCGCTCGGCTTCAGCATCAACCTGCTGACCCTGCTCGCCATGGTGCTCGCGATCGGCCTCGTCGTCGACGACGCCATCGTGGTGGTGGAGAACATCCATCGGCATCTGGAGGAGGGCAAGGCGCCGGTCCAGGCGGCGCTGCAGGGCGCCCGCGAGATCGTAGGCCCTGTCGTCTCGATGACCATCACGCTGGCTGCGGTGTACGCGCCGATCGGCTTCCTCGGCGGCCTCACCGGCTCGCTGTTCCGCGAGTTCGCTTTCACGCTCGCCGGCTCCGTCATCGTCTCCGGCGTGATCGCATTGACGCTGTCGCCGATGATGTGCTCGGTGCTGCTGCGCAGCGCGGAGGAGGGCCGCTTCGCGCGTCTCGTCAACCGGGTGTTCGGCGCGATGACGCGCTGGTACGGCCGCCAGCTCGACCGTTCGCTCGACTACCGGCCGGTCACGGGACTGTTCGCGCTGACGATCCTCGGCCTGGTCGGCTTCCTCTACATGCACACCTCCAAGGAACTGGCGCCGGAGGAGGATCAGGGCATCGTATTCTCGGTCACCAAGGCGCCGAAATACGCCAACATCGACTACATCAATTTCTACAGCGACAAGCTCGACAAGGCGTTCGCCAAGTTCCCGGAGACCGACCTGCGGTTCGCGCTGAACGGCATCAACGGTCCGCAGGGCGGCTTTGCCGGCATGCTGCTGAAGCCGTGGGACGAGCGGACGCGCTCCTCGATCAAGCTGAAGCCGCTGGTGCAGGCGGAGCTGTCGAAGATCGAAGGCGTCCAGGCTTTCGCCTTCAACCTGCCGGCGCTGCCGGGCGGCCCGGGTGGCCTGCCGGTACAGATGGTGATCAGCTCGACCAACGGTTTCCAGGCCGTCTATGAGCAGATGGCGAAGCTGAAGGACGCCGCGCGCAAGAGCGGCATGTTCATCGTCTCCGACAGCGACCTCGAGTTCAACCAGCCGGTGGTGCGGGTCTGGATCAACCGCAGCAAGGCCAGTGATCTCGGCATCAACATGCAGGCGATCGGCAACACGCTCGCCGTGCTGCTCGGCGGCAACTACATCAACCGCTTCAACCTCGAGGGCCGCTCCTACCAGGTGATCCCGCAGGTGCCGCGCGACAAGCGGCTGTCACCGGAATCGCTGTCCGGCTATTACGTTGCGACCGCGGCCGGCCAGCAGGTGCCGCTGTCGACGGTCGTGAGCATCGAGACCGGGACCGACCCGAACTCGCTGACGCATTTCAACCAGCTCAACTCGGCGACTTTCTCGGCCGTGCCGATGCCGGGCGTCACCGTTGGCCAGGCCGTGGATTTCCTGGAGAAGGAGGCCAAGAACCTGCCGTCGGGCTTCAGCCACGACTACCTCGCTGATGCCCGCCAATACGTCCAGGAGGGCAATCAGCTCGCCATCACCTTCGGCTTCGCGCTGATCATCATCTTCCTGGTGCTGGCGGCGCAGTTCGAGAGCCTGCGCGATCCCTTGGTCATCATGATCAGCGTGCCCATGGCGATCGTCGGCGCGCTGATCCCGCTGTTCTTCGGCATGGCGACGATGAACATCTACACCCAGGTCGGCCTGCTGACCCTGGTCGGGCTGATCACCAAGCACGGCATCCTGATGGTGGAGTTCGCCAACGAGCTGCAGCTGAACGAGGGGATGGATCGCCGCAGGGCGATCGAAACCTCGGCGCGCATTCGCCTGCGGCCGATCCTGATGACCACGGCGGCGATGGTCACCGGCCTGATCCCGCTGTTGACCGCGACCGGTGCCGGCGCCGCCAGCCGCTTCTCGATCGGCCTCGTCGTCGTCGCCGGCATGTCGATCGGCACGCTGTTCACGCTGTTCGTGCTGCCGGCGGTCTACACGGTGATCGCCACCAACCACCAGGCCGCCGCCAAGTCCCAGCGCGCCCGGGAGATCGCCCAGTTCGACGCCGAGACCGACCACGCGCTGAAGGCGACCTGA
- a CDS encoding efflux RND transporter periplasmic adaptor subunit, which translates to MNIATEPKLSGKPIDDKPRKRTRPVLWFIVVGCLLAALVGGFVWFNMFRDKMIAQFFANNKPPPINVSAATATPETVPNLLMAVGDLAAVHQVNVTSDVSGRITEIMFTPGTTVKQGAPLVQLYDAPDQGDLANYKAQVTVAQLSLDRAKQLASRQFGPQATVDQAQAAYDQAQAGIAKTEALIAQKLVRAPFDGELGVRKVEVGQYLSAGTQIVSLTDLSELWVNFTVTEKDSGQLKVGQIVRVGVDAYPGRTFEGKITTIEPQIATDTRNIRVQATIANPERILKPGMFATATVVLPEKPPVLTVPETAVDYTLYGDSVFVINEKKTDDGKTTLTADRTYVQTGDRINGRAVIIKGVKEGDRVVAVGQLKIQSGAAVSISTDPPPPMPAKPPRY; encoded by the coding sequence ATGAACATTGCGACCGAACCCAAGCTCTCCGGAAAGCCGATCGACGACAAGCCGCGCAAGCGCACCCGCCCGGTGCTGTGGTTCATCGTCGTGGGCTGCCTGCTCGCGGCGCTGGTTGGCGGCTTCGTGTGGTTCAACATGTTCCGCGACAAGATGATCGCGCAGTTCTTCGCCAACAACAAACCGCCGCCGATCAACGTCAGCGCCGCGACGGCGACCCCGGAGACGGTGCCGAACCTCCTGATGGCCGTCGGCGATCTCGCCGCCGTGCATCAGGTCAACGTGACCTCCGATGTCAGCGGCCGCATCACCGAGATCATGTTCACCCCGGGCACGACCGTGAAGCAGGGCGCGCCGCTGGTGCAGCTCTATGATGCGCCTGATCAGGGCGATCTCGCCAACTACAAGGCCCAGGTGACGGTGGCGCAGCTGTCGCTCGACCGCGCCAAGCAGCTGGCGTCGCGCCAGTTCGGCCCGCAGGCGACCGTCGATCAGGCCCAGGCCGCCTATGACCAGGCGCAGGCCGGCATCGCCAAGACCGAGGCCCTGATCGCGCAGAAGCTGGTGCGCGCGCCGTTCGACGGCGAACTCGGCGTCCGCAAGGTGGAGGTCGGCCAGTATCTCAGCGCCGGCACCCAGATCGTATCGCTGACCGATCTGTCGGAGCTGTGGGTCAACTTCACCGTGACCGAGAAGGACTCGGGCCAGCTCAAGGTCGGCCAGATCGTGCGCGTCGGCGTCGATGCCTATCCGGGCAGGACGTTCGAGGGCAAGATCACGACGATCGAGCCGCAGATCGCGACCGACACCCGCAACATCCGGGTGCAGGCGACGATCGCCAATCCGGAGCGCATCCTGAAGCCGGGCATGTTCGCGACCGCCACCGTGGTGCTGCCGGAGAAGCCGCCGGTGCTGACGGTGCCGGAGACGGCGGTGGACTACACGCTCTATGGCGACTCGGTGTTCGTCATCAACGAGAAGAAGACCGACGACGGCAAGACCACGCTGACGGCCGATCGCACCTATGTGCAGACCGGCGACCGCATCAACGGCCGCGCGGTCATCATCAAGGGCGTCAAGGAGGGCGACCGTGTCGTCGCCGTCGGTCAGCTCAAGATCCAGTCCGGCGCCGCGGTCTCGATCTCGACCGATCCGCCGCCGCCGATGCCGGCCAAGCCGCCGCGCTACTAA
- a CDS encoding TetR/AcrR family transcriptional regulator, whose product MTSDLRRQLILGAAKRCFARHGYAGTTTKSVAAAAAISEALLFKHFPSKAALYADILAEECEADPDFELLLGQEPSTATLVKLMAGMVRHFLGIADGLNDEEEQRLRLMVTSHLEDGEFARFLYTKIDDLIGAKFVQCLEGAVTSGEAVRSAAAPRDLFWFAHHTVLMAALTRLPSTPCVPYGTAASLERQLSEFILRGIGLTDAAIACYLDHELSQPPARPATAESA is encoded by the coding sequence ATGACAAGCGATCTCCGGCGGCAGCTGATCCTCGGTGCAGCCAAGCGTTGCTTCGCGCGTCACGGCTATGCCGGGACGACGACCAAGAGCGTGGCTGCCGCGGCGGCGATCTCGGAAGCGCTGCTGTTCAAGCACTTCCCGTCCAAGGCGGCGCTCTATGCCGACATCCTCGCCGAGGAGTGCGAGGCCGATCCCGACTTCGAGCTGCTTCTTGGACAGGAACCTTCGACCGCCACCTTGGTCAAGCTGATGGCCGGCATGGTCCGGCATTTCCTGGGCATCGCCGACGGCCTCAACGACGAGGAAGAGCAGCGGCTGCGACTGATGGTCACGAGCCATCTCGAGGATGGCGAGTTTGCCCGGTTTCTCTATACGAAGATCGACGATCTGATTGGCGCCAAATTCGTCCAATGCCTGGAAGGCGCTGTCACCTCCGGCGAAGCGGTGCGATCGGCGGCGGCCCCTCGCGATCTGTTCTGGTTTGCCCATCACACCGTGTTGATGGCGGCATTGACGCGGCTTCCATCGACCCCGTGTGTGCCCTATGGAACCGCAGCGAGCCTGGAGCGCCAGCTCAGTGAGTTCATCCTGCGCGGCATCGGACTGACCGACGCCGCGATTGCGTGCTATCTCGACCACGAATTGTCGCAACCTCCGGCCCGGCCGGCGACGGCAGAAAGTGCATGA
- a CDS encoding cytochrome P450 has protein sequence MTDDAALASQFDLERLTPEFYADPYPTYRALRQHAPVKRLRNGSYFLTRYDDLVTAYKATKTFSSDKKREFAPKYGASLLYEHHTTSLVFNDPPAHTRVRRLIMGALSPRAIAEMEPALIALVDGLLDRIAAKDRFELIDDFASAIPIEVIGNLLGVPHDERAPLRDWSLAILGALEPVLSAEQLARGNQAVGDFLTYLRGLVARRRTTPGNPERDVLTRLILGEADGERLSETELLHNCIFLLNAGHETTTNLIGNGLVLLCQHPAERQRLIEEPGLIRTAVEEILRYESSNQLGNRMTTEAVELSGVRLEAGTSITLCIGAANRDPAQFDDPERFDIARPANRHLAFGTGAHQCAGMALARLEGAVAIARFLSRFPNYQLDGSPVRGGRVRFRGFASVPCVVEG, from the coding sequence ATGACCGACGACGCCGCGCTCGCCAGCCAATTCGATCTCGAGCGCCTGACGCCGGAGTTCTATGCCGATCCCTACCCGACCTATCGCGCGCTGCGGCAGCATGCGCCGGTCAAGCGGCTGCGCAACGGCTCCTACTTCCTGACCCGCTACGACGATCTCGTCACCGCCTACAAGGCGACGAAGACGTTCTCGTCCGACAAGAAGCGCGAGTTCGCGCCCAAATACGGCGCCTCGTTGCTGTACGAGCATCACACCACGAGCCTCGTCTTCAACGATCCCCCGGCACACACAAGGGTGCGCCGCCTGATCATGGGCGCGCTGTCGCCGCGCGCGATCGCCGAGATGGAGCCGGCCTTGATCGCGCTGGTCGACGGGCTGCTGGACCGGATCGCAGCGAAGGACCGGTTCGAGCTGATCGACGATTTCGCCTCCGCCATTCCGATCGAGGTGATCGGCAATCTGCTCGGCGTTCCGCATGACGAGCGCGCGCCGCTGCGCGACTGGTCGCTGGCGATTCTCGGCGCGCTGGAGCCGGTGCTGTCGGCGGAGCAGCTGGCCCGCGGCAACCAGGCCGTCGGAGATTTCCTGACCTATCTAAGAGGTCTGGTGGCGCGGCGGCGCACGACGCCGGGCAATCCCGAACGCGACGTGCTGACGCGGCTGATCCTGGGCGAAGCCGATGGCGAGCGGCTGAGCGAGACGGAGCTGCTGCACAATTGCATCTTCCTGCTGAATGCCGGCCACGAGACCACGACCAATCTGATCGGCAACGGCCTCGTTCTGCTGTGCCAGCATCCGGCCGAGCGACAGCGGCTGATCGAGGAGCCCGGCCTGATCCGCACCGCCGTCGAGGAGATCCTGCGTTACGAAAGCTCCAACCAGCTCGGCAACCGCATGACGACAGAAGCTGTCGAGCTCAGCGGCGTCAGGCTGGAGGCCGGCACCTCCATCACACTATGCATCGGCGCCGCCAACCGCGATCCCGCCCAGTTCGACGATCCCGAGCGCTTCGACATCGCCCGCCCCGCCAACCGCCACCTCGCCTTCGGCACCGGCGCGCACCAATGCGCGGGGATGGCGCTGGCCCGGCTGGAAGGCGCGGTCGCGATTGCGCGCTTTCTCTCACGGTTTCCGAACTACCAGCTCGACGGCTCCCCGGTCCGCGGCGGGCGGGTGCGGTTTCGCGGCTTTGCGAGCGTGCCGTGCGTGGTCGAGGGGTGA
- a CDS encoding DUF6471 domain-containing protein: protein MNIKSEEAWAERAAAFLKHKWKDAEVTYADLARRLRKHGLKETEASITNKLARGTFPATFFLACIAALELEGVALEEI, encoded by the coding sequence ATGAATATCAAGTCGGAAGAGGCATGGGCCGAGCGCGCTGCAGCATTCCTAAAACATAAGTGGAAAGATGCCGAGGTCACCTATGCCGATCTGGCGAGGCGACTTCGGAAGCATGGGCTGAAGGAAACCGAGGCCTCGATCACGAATAAACTGGCGCGGGGAACATTCCCGGCGACATTCTTCCTTGCGTGTATTGCGGCATTGGAACTCGAAGGAGTAGCTTTGGAGGAGATTTAG